The sequence ATGATCACCATCGACAATCTCGTCGTCCAGTTCGGCGGTGTGAGGCCGATCAACGAGCTCTGCGCCGTGCTGACGGCGCCGGTCGCAGGGCTGATCGGCCCGAACGGCGCCGGCAAGACGACGCTGCTCAACGTGCTTTCCGGCTTCGTCCGACCGGTTCAGGGAACGGTGTCGCTCGGCGCTGAGGCGCTGTTGCCGATGTCGCCGCTGCAGCGCGTGCGCGCCGGCCTGCGCCGCTCGTTCCAGACCGAGCAGGTCGTCGAAGACCTGACCGTAGCCGGCAATATCGCGGCGATCGCCGATCATGTCGTCGGCGCGGCGCATCGTTCCGAAGCCGTCGAGGAAGCGCTTTCCTTCGCCGGTCTCACCGCGGCTGCCGACCGGCTGGGGCAATCGCTCAATCTTTTCCAGCGCCGCCTGGTCGAGCTGGCGAAATGCGTCGTCGGCAAGCCGAAGCTCATCCTGCTGGACGAACCGGCCGCCGGACTGACCGAGGAGGAGGGAAAGGCGTTCCGCGAACTGGTGCTGCGCATCCCGGCCGAATTCCGCGCGCAGGTTCTGGTCATCGATCACGACGTCGAGCTCATCCGATCCATGTGCAGCGAAACCATGGTGCTCGACTACGGCAAGCTGCTGGCGCTCGGCCCGACGCAGACCGTGCTTGCCGATCCGAACGTGCGGCGCGCCTATCTGGGGGAGTTCTGAAATGAGCGGGATTTCCGAAGTCAGCGTCGAAAACCTCGTCGTCGAACGCGGCGGCAAACGCGTCATTCACGATATCTCCTTTTCGGTCGCGGCCGGCAAGGTGACGACCCTGCTCGGCGCCAACGGGGCCGGCAAGTCGAGCACCGTCATAGCCATGGCGGGCGTTCTGCCGCGCGGCGGCGCGGTGCGCCTGGGAGACATCGCGCTCGAAGGATTTGCACCCGACCGCATCCGCCGCGCGGGCCTTGCGCTCGTTCCCGAAGGGCATCGCGTACTGGGGCAACTGTCCGTGGAGGACAACATCCTCGTCGCCGCGCTCGATCCGTCGGCGGTTGGGCGACGGAAAGGGCTGGAGCGCGCCTATGAGATCTTCCCCGAGCTTGCCGAGCGCCGGCGCCAATCGGCATCGGATCTTTCCGGCGGCCAGAAGCAG comes from Rhizobium sp. BT03 and encodes:
- a CDS encoding ABC transporter ATP-binding protein, which produces MITIDNLVVQFGGVRPINELCAVLTAPVAGLIGPNGAGKTTLLNVLSGFVRPVQGTVSLGAEALLPMSPLQRVRAGLRRSFQTEQVVEDLTVAGNIAAIADHVVGAAHRSEAVEEALSFAGLTAAADRLGQSLNLFQRRLVELAKCVVGKPKLILLDEPAAGLTEEEGKAFRELVLRIPAEFRAQVLVIDHDVELIRSMCSETMVLDYGKLLALGPTQTVLADPNVRRAYLGEF
- a CDS encoding ABC transporter ATP-binding protein, which gives rise to MSGISEVSVENLVVERGGKRVIHDISFSVAAGKVTTLLGANGAGKSSTVIAMAGVLPRGGAVRLGDIALEGFAPDRIRRAGLALVPEGHRVLGQLSVEDNILVAALDPSAVGRRKGLERAYEIFPELAERRRQSASDLSGGQKQMVAMAQAFVAKPRFMIVDELSLGLAPAVVKRLAEALKIAAACGIGVLLIEQFANLALDLADKALVLERGRLVFDGPAATLKAQPDILHGAYLAS